From the genome of Scylla paramamosain isolate STU-SP2022 chromosome 37, ASM3559412v1, whole genome shotgun sequence:
CGAATcctttaaaaacaaaataaatttataCTTCAAAGCGAATCCTAACAAACTCTATTCTTGcccgaataaataaataaatgaaaataatgcttCTTTATGTAAGTGACGAATTCTTCTGCGTTAAGAGTGGAGGCACAAGCTACTGCTGCGCGTGGTCTCGGCGCTTAGCTCCGTCTCAGTGATCTTTGTGGCTGTGGTGGATGATGTCCCTCAACCCGAGACACGGTGCCACTGTGACATCCGGGTTTCCGCGATGCCACTATATGCTTTTGTATTATAGAGTACGAAATCACACTGCATCTATATTAAACAAATTTTGAAAGAGTCAGACATGTAGTGTTCATCATAAGACAAATGAATAGCACAGATTCCTTTCACCATTTCCTATTagaattccatgtcagtttttttttctttcatgttgcaTGGTATTTTTCTCAACGATTTTCACTCTAGCGCAATGTGGAAGAAATGGTGGTTGGGGAAATCTTCAGTTTTACTGACCTGTCTCTAACTTGTAGCTAGATAGAAGTAGTTCCCATTGATTGAAAGTTCTATTGCTGTTTGGTTATCCTttgcaatcctcctcctccttctcgtcttgtTCCTCGTCATTGTCCTTTTTTTCGtgcttcttcttatcctccttttaATCGTTGTTGTCTCGTCTTCGTCGCCATCGTaatcttcctcgtcctctttctcttccccgtgctctttctccttctcgtcctcttcgtcctcgtcttcgtcccccttgtcttccttgtcctcctcttcctcctcctcctcctcctcctcctcctcctccttctgctcctgccAGTGATGGTCATGAGCACAGACGCGACCCACGAGTACAGATGGCCGGTGGTCGATACGTGCAAGTGGCAATCCAACACAGCCTGATGCTCGCTgcccgacttttttttttttttttcgtcccttCACAGGTGACGTACTGCCTGATCGCCCGGAATTGCAGATTGActgaaagataaataagagagcTGATGGCTGGAAGTGGCTTGGAGTGAGTCTGTTTTTACTTGGTCATTGAATTATTGGGCGGTCGTAAGTTCACTCTTCCACCTGTCAGCGCTCCCAGTACGTGCAGCGGTGAGAGCCTCGAGtgcctggctgactgactctctGGCTTTTATTTGTACCTTAGCCTTTGGTAgtgtcgtttttttttaattttgttacttTAATGGTGATCTTGATATAATGGATGGATGGGGCCCTAGAGAGTTTTCGTCTTTTTTGCTTCGTTTCGTGAATTCCACTATTtcgctgatatttttttttgagaaactaACATTTTCTTGAGCCTGAAACAACCTGCGTAACTCCTTGGATTTCTGAAagggttcacacacacacacacacacacacacacacacacacacacacacacacacacacacacacacacacacacacacacacacacacacgttcgacCTAGTTTCGAGTGTgttaaagggaaataaaggaacacATTCTCtaattttacatattttataGGTACAGTACATTCTTGATCATTACGCGTTAAAAGTGTTAGTTTTGACTTCCAGATTCGACTTTATTACTGTGAAAATGCAAgctagacagactgacagacagacacactaaaCGCATTTTAGTAATATAAATTTGCGGCGAGGCGGGTGTCCAAGCCTCGATCCCTTCCGGAAAGCCAATACACACTGTGCCATCACTCCCCATTACGGCGTATAAACACATTCTCTACCTGTGTTCAAGTGGAATTTAACGACATCGTAACATTGAGTGAAGAATATGACGCGTCGTTCCCCAAGGTATACTGAGGCGcggataaatatttaaaaaccaGGCCGGCAGACGATAGGAAGTGAATAAGATCTGCCGCACTTCCTGACGCATGAATACCCAGACAGTTGCCTCCTTATGGAACGAACCAAGAATGCAAAATATGCCTTCCTTGGCCAGACACACCTGCATAGGCATtaactttcctcttccccccctcccaaaaaaaaaaaaaataaaataaataaaaaaaaataaaaaaataataaataaataaataaatataaataagttgataaataaatgaataagtgaataaataaataaataaacgaataagtaaagaaatagataacttagttaataaataaacaaataaataattaagtaaaccTACATATTCTTAAAGGTGAATCTCACTATTCACTATGACATTAATATACTTCATTACACAATTACTGCTGGTACTgcaacattttctttattatcatggTTGTATTAGTGTGTCTAAGGAAagcttgttgttattattactatgattttcttttttttttcaagatttttgctcgagtcctcttctttcctcttctttcttctccttccgtTTCTCCTTTCATCGCCGTCATTGTCGTAATCAtcaaatcatcaccatcattatgcTTCCAGAAAtaatgagataaataaataagagtaaaaGTATAAAGTCACATCTTGCACTTACACACATCATGATCAAATAAACTACTTAATAGACTACTTAATAAACTACTTAATAAACTACTTAATCTTCCACGAACATTTTCCTCCTTGAGATGCTGCGGCGTGGAGTACTTCTCCCTCGCTCCATGGCGGTGGCTTGGCAGCGCCGGGAAGCCTGCACGCATAAAAGAGGAATAATTCACGTGTCATAAAGTGCCGCGGAACACCACGAGACACGCTGCTTCAACATTATGCGAAGGTGTTCTGCTAcgttaacctctctctctctctctctctctctcttggtggaggtgtggcggcggcggcggcggcgttgAAGGTGCTGGTGCTGCAGGAGGACGGGGTGATGACTAACCGGTCGTGGGCTCAGAGCTCCGTCACCACCACGCCCTCGCCCTCCGCCTCCGCCTGCATCAGATTCAAGGTTTTCTTCTTCCGCCCTCTCACCCACGTGTTCTCCCTCACATCGAAGGAGGAGAGTAGGGAGATTaacggaggtgtgtgtgtgtgtgtgtgtgtgtgtgcatctatCTCTATtgatcttatttcttatttacctCTTTGTTTTGCCTTtacggatatttttttcttactcgtctttctctctctttatttttgtctttattgcATATTATCGGTTAGTTTCTTATTCTTAACGTGGTCATATTTCACGTCAGTATTGTCTTGCTCAGCtcagtttttttgtgtttgttctttatccgtcctgtttgtttattcattaatcGACGGTGTTTATGTGATGCTTTGTTGGAAAAATATAATGTACTTTGTTTTCTGAAGTCCACTCagatttttctgtgtgtgtgataaaaaaaacgaatagtGTTTGCAGACAGTATTTAAAACATGTCGGGTaagcttctctttctttctcctttactttctcttctctctctctctctctctctctctctctctctctctctctctctctctctctctctctctctctctctcccccctcctcctcctcctcctcctcctcctcctcctcctcctcctcctcctcctccttctccctcctcctcctccttctccttccccctcctcctcttcctcctccttctccctccccctcctcctcttcctcctccttctccctccccctcctcctcctcctcctccttctcttccttctcctcctcctcttcgtcctccttctcctcctcctcctcctcctcctcctcctcctcctcctcctccatcttcccctcctcctccaccttcccctcctcctcctcctcctcctcttcttccaccttcccccttctcctcctcctcctcctcctcctcctcctcctcctcgcggcaGAGATCTTCGTGGACTACGTGCGGCCCATCGTGTCCGCCGCCTTCTACTTCCTGGGAATCTCGCAGCGGCTGCAGGTGCTCACTTGGTACCACTACTGCCTCACCTACAACCACACCGCGGCGCAGATCTCCGCCTACCTGGACGGCGATCTGCAGGGCGTCATTTCCAGGAACACCTCCaggtagagtgtgtgtgtgtgtgtgtgtgtgtgtgtgtgtgttgctgaaaACAGTGCCTGCTACAGAGACGCCAAGCTAATCTCGGAGGTTGACAGTGAGTGTGTCGCCTGACAGGTGGTTCGCCGAGGCCACGCTGGTGCTGGGCCAGTACAGTCTCGAGTACCTGAGCAGCTACACGGAGCGGCGCAGTTTCAGTGGACAGCTGACGCATGTGGGGGTGTGGGGCCGCACTCTGACGGGCTTGGAGGTGGCTCAGATGGCGGACTGCGGCCCCTTCCCGTCCGGGACCTCCATCAGCTTGGACCAAGAGTGGATCCTCAACAACGCCTCCTTCGTTGACCTGCCAGAGACGGAGGTCTGCGAGAAGAAGACCAAGTCCAGATACCTGAAATTAACGCCAATGCCTTACGAGGCGTCGCTTGTGGCGTGTGCCGGGCTGGGGGGGCGCCTACCTGTGCCCGAAAGTCTGCAGCATGCCCTTGAAATTATGGAGATCTTGACCAAACCACCCGCCATCCAGATGACGTGGATTGGGGCCACGGATAATGCACAGGAAGGAGTGTACGTGAAGGCCCACGATGGGGAGGTTGCGGAGTTTTTCAAATGGGGCAGTAATGATCCCAACGGTCTGCAGTGGCAGAACTGTCTGATATTAGATCTTGATTACATGCACGACTATCCTTGCTACGTTCTGCGTGAGGCCCTGTGCTACCTGGCCGGACAGCAGGAGTGGACGCTGAAGGGTCCTTGTGAGGAGGATACCGCCAACTACAAGTACAGCCTGACACACCCTGACAAGGGCCGGCTCGTGTTCCGCGGCTACTACCAGTACGAGATcgcggaggagggagaggcgtggTTGTGGAGGAACGTGATCACGGACACTATCGTCGCGCGCCTGTCCTTCGCGGAGGCGCGGTGGCCCATGGGTCGCCGGAACTGGACCATGGAAAGCGAGGTGTGCGAGAAGAAGGGCGTGCAGGTGCTGCAGCTGAGCTCGTGCACGGGAGAGGAGTACACGTGCAGGGACGGCTCGTGCATCCCGCGGCTGCAGCGCTGCGACCGCCGCCCGGACTGCCACGACGAGAGTGACGAGCAGGAGTGCCAGCTGGTGCGGCGCCCTGTCGGCTACCACCACACGCTGCCGCCGCCCAGCACCGTGGCAGGTGAGTGGCGTCTCCAGGCCGCGGCTACCACCACCTGCTGCCGCCGCCCAGCACCGTGGCAGGTGAGTGGCACCGCCAGCCCGCGGCTACCACCACACGCTGGCGCCGCCCAGCACCGTGGCAGGTGAGTGGCGCCGCCAGGCAggggaaggcaaggaaaaaatTGCAACCACACTGCTCTCCGTTGTATGGGTAGTAATGCTTTTGTTGGTAGCACAACCAACAACTTCCAACAACatcactgtagtagtagtagtagtagtagtagtagtagtagtagtggtagtagtagtaatagcagctagtagtagtagtactagtggtagtagtagtaatagcagctagtagtagtagtagtagtagtggtagtagtagtaatagcagctagtagtagtagtagtagtagtaatagcagctagtagtagtagtagtagtagtaatagcagctaggagtagtagtggtagtagtagtaatagcagctagtagtagtagtagtagtaatagtagtagcagtggtagtagtagtagtagtagcagtagtagagtagtagtagtagcagcagcagtagtagtagtagtaacagtacctagtagtagtagaagtagtagcaatagtagtagtagtagtagtagtaatagtagtagtagtagtagcaacagcagcagcaacaacaacagcagcagcagcagcagcattagttgttgttgttgtcgtcgtcgttgttgttttagcagaaggagaagcagcggcagtggtggtagtagtacttgtgttgatggtggtggtggtggtggttggagttttaggagcagcagcaagatCAGCGTCCACGGTGTccacagtggtggtggcggcataTCATGGCAGCACAAATAAGAGTGCTAGGCAGCACTCATAGTATTAAGAAAAAACCTTGGAATTGTTTAATATAGTTATTTTTTCGGCTCCTGATCTGTCCTACTCTCTCGAAATGAAAGTAAATGGTATTGCTCTAGTAATGTAGCTCTGAAACATCGGAATGAGGTTTTAATGAAGGAAATCTCTACATACGAGTATACCATGTAATTGCCAAGTTTTTTAATCCATCCTGCCACCCCAGGATCTTCCCCCCGTCATCTTCAAGCCTCTTCCAGGGACTCCTCTTCCTGTGGGCCTGAAGATCAAGCTAGTGAGTCTCTCCCTGAGCGACAAGGACAGTTACCTGGAGGTCACCTACCACCTCAACGTGACTTGGAGTGATCTCAGGCTGCGCTTTCATGACCTCAAGGCGGCGGCCAGACTCAACCAGGTGACTAGGTTTGTGAGAATATAATATTGATgctaagaacacacacacacacacacacacacacacacacactgaacttcccccacacactcacaggtACCCGTCACTGACCAAGGTAGCCTGTGGACACCTACTCTCACGCTGATCAACGTGCGGGGGACGGAGAGGACGAGGGTGGATGACGAGGCTGTGCTCACTGTGCACCGGCGAGGCCACCCCCTGGACGATGACCTCTCGGTGCCTGAGGACGGTAAGACGTGACTTTGCACCTCTTGCTGTTATTTTTATAAAGTTACTAACATCGAGGAGAAAGGAATTCAAGGACATTATGTGAATATGCATTaacagagcagcagcagcagcagcagcagcagcagcagcagcagcagcagtagtagtagtagtagtagtagtagttgtagtggtagtagtagtagtagtagtagtagtagtaatagtagtagtagtagtaatagctgttgttgtagtagtagtagtagtaggaggaggaagagtagtagtagtaggaggagtagtagtagcagtagtagtagcagcagtagtagtagtagtagtagtagtagtagtagtagtagtagtaatagtagtaggtggtagtagtagtagtagtaggtagtagtagtagtagtagtagtagtagtaggtggtagtagtactattattattattattattattattattattattattattagtagtagtagtagtagtaggagcaacaatggtagtagtaacaaaaataatagaaaaaacagTATAAAtgaacattatcattattgttatcattgaaAAGACATAAAGGAAACGCGGTAAGAAATGAGTAAGttacttcttattattttcgtctTGTGGAGTTCATCAGAGGAATGTATCTCGCAGGCCAGCTTGTGCAGGATTCATGGAGATCGTGAACTTCCTCCGGCAGTTGGGGAGAATACTGACTTGTTGCCTGGGTAGAGATTCTTTCTGATCACTTCCAAGTTCCCGCCTCAGTGTTAGGCAATCCTGTTCAGCTGATCAAGATTCTCTACAGCAGAGGTCGTGATCCCTGGGAAGCCTCAATAAGTTGTCCTTTGAGTCACATTTTCTTGATGAAGCTCAGGAGGTGAAACTAGTAAGACTTGTGTTCTCATTTTTCAGCCTGTGTTGTAGCCTGTTTCCTGTACCGCCTTCCTGCAATCACTAGTTCTAATGGTcacacatttttctccctcgtctgctggtgctgctgctgctgttactactgttgttgctattactgctattactactactactactactactactactactactactactactactactactacttgttgttgttgttgttgttatcataattatcattattatcatcatcatcattattattattacactgttatcattgctatcattatcattattattattattattattattattattattattattattattattattattattattattattattatcattattattattgcaaatCGTTCTGCCACAGCGGACGTTTACCTGGGCGTGGAGAATCATCTGAGCGTGGAGAGGAAATACACCTCCAATTTTCTTTGTGACCTTGACCTGGAGCTGTACCCGTTCGATACCCAAAGGTGCTACATGGAGATGGaggtgggtgagggagagaattCTTGCTATGTCACATTCACTGCTTCACCAACTTCTCTGTGCCAAGCTTTCACattcacataagaacataagaacataagaaataagggaagctgcaagaagcgaccaggcttacacgtggcagtccctgtatgaaacactcctacctatttccatctgttatccccatccataaacttgtctaatcttctcttcaccttcatGGTTTCTCCCTCTCGATCTCTGCTTTGGACTTccctttctgtttatctgttcttccttcctcctctctcacccaccTTTGTCTCACACTTGCTCGTTCCCTGCTTACcatcttgctctctctctctctctctctctccatccatcataCGCACCCTTGCTATTTCTTCATCTTACTCCGTGACTGTTTTCATTGCTGTGACAGCTTGTCATTATTCACTCTGTCTTCACTCACTCTTACTTCCTCTCTGGCCTTCCCGTGTCCTGGTGAAGTGGGTCATATAATATCCTTTGTAATAATAAAAGACTATGATATTTTGTTCTACAGGTAAGGGAACTGACTTAGGAAAAAAACTACTCACACTGCAGTTCACTAAATTGAATAAAAGAATCAAGCGGGATGGACTGTTTACACTCTATctagaaaaacagaaacaggaaaagagttCCAttgtttaccagtgaaagggatgaaagagtgaagaatgaatCTTAGGAGGTGGAGAGCTAATATATCATGCGTGAGTCGCCTCTTTATCCTGGCCAGTACGAGATAAAGCTGAGTTGAACCAAGCTTTGGGACTAGAGAAAGTATGTGGAATGTATGCCTCCGTGCCAGGGCAATCTTTTGTGAGCTTTGTACATACGCAGAGATGAATCTTTAttacagaagcagtagtcatttcaggAGACTAGTCAACTCATTGTTTCCTTTGCATGAGTCTTACGAAGATACAGACATCCAGCAAGGGTAAACTTTTCACgtttataataatattattatggCTTATTTGAAACATTAACGCAATGTCTATCCCCACCAGATGCTGTCAGCCGCAACTGACTTCGTAAAACTGGAGAAGAACGTGTCTGAAGTGACATACGTTGGCGCGGAGCTGCTCATAGAGTACACGGTAGGGATGTGCTTGTTCCCTGTACTGTCGTGCCACACAACAGCAAAAGGGAATACAGATTACAATATGTATCGCTAAAAAAGAGGATTTTACTCGTTAAATCTTTTAaacctttttgtttctttgctgACAGTTGCGCCGAGTCTGGTCGTCACACATCTATAGCTGAGTTTTGTCTCACTCCCATTGTGTTGCCCGATCAGCGACATTTTTCCTCACGCATTTCGGAGAAAATTCTCACTTGTAGAGTAGCAGCTTTATAATCTTACCGGTGATGCATAACGTAGAACCATGGAAAAACAAATTTGCCTGCGTCTCCAAGAAGAACGATGATGAAGGCAGAAAGGGCAAAACTTAACGGGGACTTTGTTGTTACCTGCAGGTGGTGAGCGTGAGCTTGATGGTGAACAACAGCCACACGATGGCGCaggcggaggtggaggtggtactACAGCGGCGAGTCGGCTACCCCATCATCTCCATCTACGTGCCCACCGTCATCCTGCTCATCCTGGCCTACCTCTCCCTCGTCTTCCGGCGGGACAACTTCGACACTCGCGTGATGTCCTCCCTCACGGTGCTGCTCGTGCTCGCCTCGCTCTTCACGCAGGCAAGTCTGGAAGTTCCTTTATGTTGGCATACTCATGGCCGGAAGCCGAGTGACGCACCGCACTGTGTTTTAAGTTTTTCCTTAATCTTCAGTGCTCTGACCTACTGAGAGTCTACCAGTTATCAGGTCTTGTAAGAAGACCGTCAGTGGACCAGAAGACTTAGGAGTAAGggacaacacaaaacacattgGAGGTGAAAGCCGCAGGTCACTCCACTCCTAACCATGActgctctttcttttcccccccAGACGTCCACGTCGCTGCCCAAGACGTCGTACTTCAAGATGGTGGACGTGTGGCTGCTGTTTTGCATCTCGCTCATCTTCTTCGTGATCGTTTTCCACGTGACCATCGACATGGCCGCCACAGGGCAGCTGACCGGCGACTCTTCCAAgttccccaccaccacacaggtGTTTCCCTTcggggggaaggaaaagatgtccTTTCCGCCCCCGGCCCCCAAGCCCCGCCAGATGATGCTTAGCAAATCATTGTCCACCGGAGGGAACAGTCCCGAGGAGAAGAAACGCCTCCTCTCCGACAAACTGTTCAGACAGGCGCTCATCTTTATCCCTGGCTATTTTATACTTTTCAACATCATTTACTGGATCTACATCTTCGCCTGAACACTGCTTTGCCGCCTCCCGCCTGCCCCACCACTCAGTAACGTAACCCACTAAATCCCTACCAGCGACCGCCTCGTGTCCtgttattcttctcttcatgACCTCagtttattctcctcctcctcctctttctcctcctcccctcttaccattatcatcatcattatcatcatcatcatcatcattttggaGAATGAAGAACAGTAAACCTGAgtctgtttgtgataagctttGCTATCTGATACTAATTTAGAGATGGAAAATTTCGAAggctcctcctcacccaccttCCTTCCAGTAATTGGCCTTAATGAGTCTATTTGTGATAAGCTATACCATCTAATCTTAATTTAGACATGTAAGATATCAAAgtcgaaggctcctccccaacTTGCGTCCTTTTCAGGCGTGGTTGGTAGGAAAGACCATGCAACGTATAAAAATTgcatggatattttttttcataaatgcGAGGTAAGAAAACTATCTGTGTAAAACAAGCAATGCTAGATCATCAGCAGTaactgtaggaaaaaaaaaacggcgtTGTAAAATAACACTCAGAATCATTTGAGTTCTGCAACGCTAACTCTTACATCATCGTTGCGGATCAGATTCTGGGTGCTTGTCTGATCTGTTTTTGAAAGCTGGCATTGTTATGCTATGGACGACAATCGAGGATGAAGAATTACAGACGTTAACTATCTAACTGCTGCGCTCGGCTTTGTTTGGCGAGAAACCGTTACCAATTACCTCAAAACTTTCAATATTTCAAGAACTTCTACTTGATCGTCTGGCAGCCTCCGTCTCGACATATTGTAGAAATAAATTTGTTTTTCAGTCTGTGTTCTTGGAAATAGTTTGTGAATttctgttgctctctctctctctctctctctctctctctctctctctctctctctctctctctctctctctctctctctctctctctagcttttctgttttttttatttgctttatatACAATTGTTATAGGAATCAAAATTGTGTACTGTATGCaataagaaagagaggcagCAAATTACAGTCTGAATGTGGCTTTTAAACCGATTTGTTATCAAAAATACGTTCGATGAAGCCAATCAATTCCTAACAGTGGTTTTAACAAGTTTTCCGTTCAGATATTCTTAATCGTGTAGGAACTGCAGAAATACATACGGTAGCCATTGAATTTCGCTTGAACTCCTTGTTTAAGAACCAAATCTTTAATCTACAAGACAAAAAAGTATTTCTACTGGGAGTATTCAATTAGGGGTGAGTTTAGTTAATAGTGTAACACCTCCTCCTCAAGACTATGTATGCTACGGGTCACGTTATCTAACAGATTTTGTCTAATCCACTCTCAATCATCAAGAAACAACCATCACTGACTTTCTAATTAATACACGTGTTCTGAATCGCTTTGTTCTCTCCCAAAAACTACTTTCCAGGACCACAGATTATTAGTAGGATTCTCACTGGTATTTTCGCTTCgctaatgatgcagaatccttattaacAATGCATTTATGAAAACATCccggaagaaaaaacaataacaacattcatCAAAGTATGTTATAACAAATTGAGGTAAGGACGCTGGTAAGTTTGAGAACACGAGCTCAAGTGCTGCTGGTTACCACCTAACAAGACTGCTGAAGACACTGAGACATTTAATTTTTGTCACCCTGCATGATTTTAATGGAAAGAAGTGAAGCTACCGTCAATGAGAAATTTGAACTACTCATTCAGTCATTTTGACACCAGTGACGTCTTTCGGAATTATGTTGTTGCAAAACCCCCTACTCATTAACGTCTCTGTTACGAGTCACAGTGCCTGTcacctcctccccgtcctcacTCAGCTGATCTCCCCATGAACCCTCGAACGCAGTAAAATAATATAAGTTAAACATATTTTGTACATACACCAGCGCAACATTATTCCAATCTTGCACAGTGCAATTTCACTATACCTGAGTGTAACACTATCAAACAAAGGGTTAAGAAATGAGTGATTTAATGTGGATCTGGTTCACTTAGAGTATGCACGACGCTAGGGAAAAGTGCCTGAACATAATGCCTCCATCACCTGCAGTAACCACTATTAGAGAGTTGACTGACGCCCTGAGAGGACGCCACGGCCCTGACCCGAGTCCTTAATACCTGGCTGCACGGCCTCCTACCGCCACAAAGCCACACCACGGTATATTAATCCTCAACCACATGCCTCGCTCGCGCCCTCCCGCTAAGCATCTGCCGTGTTAGTATTACTACTCTAACGTGGAGGAAATATAATTTTTTACTGATAGAGTGGTGCTATTGTATacgttttatttttctgtgtggTTTTATTGatgcaatgaaaataaaaggctGTATAATTTTCAATAATTCGAATTGATAttgttccatttttttctgtatggtTCTGTATAGTTGTAACTTGGAAATAGACTATGCTCGACTCGTATACTATGCTCgacttgtttttatatatatatatat
Proteins encoded in this window:
- the LOC135091470 gene encoding uncharacterized protein LOC135091470 isoform X1, whose protein sequence is MTNRSWAQSSVTTTPSPSASACIRFKVFFFRPLTHVFSLTSKEESREINGEIFVDYVRPIVSAAFYFLGISQRLQVLTWYHYCLTYNHTAAQISAYLDGDLQGVISRNTSRWFAEATLVLGQYSLEYLSSYTERRSFSGQLTHVGVWGRTLTGLEVAQMADCGPFPSGTSISLDQEWILNNASFVDLPETEVCEKKTKSRYLKLTPMPYEASLVACAGLGGRLPVPESLQHALEIMEILTKPPAIQMTWIGATDNAQEGVYVKAHDGEVAEFFKWGSNDPNGLQWQNCLILDLDYMHDYPCYVLREALCYLAGQQEWTLKGPCEEDTANYKYSLTHPDKGRLVFRGYYQYEIAEEGEAWLWRNVITDTIVARLSFAEARWPMGRRNWTMESEVCEKKGVQVLQLSSCTGEEYTCRDGSCIPRLQRCDRRPDCHDESDEQECQLVRRPVGYHHTLPPPSTVAGTPLPVGLKIKLVSLSLSDKDSYLEVTYHLNVTWSDLRLRFHDLKAAARLNQVPVTDQGSLWTPTLTLINVRGTERTRVDDEAVLTVHRRGHPLDDDLSVPEDADVYLGVENHLSVERKYTSNFLCDLDLELYPFDTQRCYMEMEMLSAATDFVKLEKNVSEVTYVGAELLIEYTVVSVSLMVNNSHTMAQAEVEVVLQRRVGYPIISIYVPTVILLILAYLSLVFRRDNFDTRVMSSLTVLLVLASLFTQTSTSLPKTSYFKMVDVWLLFCISLIFFVIVFHVTIDMAATGQLTGDSSKFPTTTQVFPFGGKEKMSFPPPAPKPRQMMLSKSLSTGGNSPEEKKRLLSDKLFRQALIFIPGYFILFNIIYWIYIFA
- the LOC135091470 gene encoding uncharacterized protein LOC135091470 isoform X2, whose translation is MTNRSWAQSSVTTTPSPSASACIRFKVFFFRPLTHVFSLTSKEESREINGEIFVDYVRPIVSAAFYFLGISQRLQVLTWYHYCLTYNHTAAQISAYLDGDLQGVISRNTSRWFAEATLVLGQYSLEYLSSYTERRSFSGQLTHVGVWGRTLTGLEVAQMADCGPFPSGTSISLDQEWILNNASFVDLPETEVCEKKTKSRYLKLTPMPYEASLVACAGLGGRLPVPESLQHALEIMEILTKPPAIQMTWIGATDNAQEGVYVKAHDGEVAEFFKWGSNDPNGLQWQNCLILDLDYMHDYPCYVLREALCYLAGQQEWTLKGPCEEDTANYKYSLTHPDKGRLVFRGYYQYEIAEEGEAWLWRNVITDTIVARLSFAEARWPMGRRNWTMESEVCEKKGVQVLQLSSCTGEEYTCRDGSCIPRLQRCDRRPDCHDESDEQECQLVRRPVGYHHTLPPPSTVAGTPLPVGLKIKLVSLSLSDKDSYLEVTYHLNVTWSDLRLRFHDLKAAARLNQVPVTDQGSLWTPTLTLINVRGTERTRVDDEAVLTVHRRGHPLDDDLSVPEDADVYLGVENHLSVERKYTSNFLCDLDLELYPFDTQRCYMEMEVVSVSLMVNNSHTMAQAEVEVVLQRRVGYPIISIYVPTVILLILAYLSLVFRRDNFDTRVMSSLTVLLVLASLFTQTSTSLPKTSYFKMVDVWLLFCISLIFFVIVFHVTIDMAATGQLTGDSSKFPTTTQVFPFGGKEKMSFPPPAPKPRQMMLSKSLSTGGNSPEEKKRLLSDKLFRQALIFIPGYFILFNIIYWIYIFA